The proteins below are encoded in one region of Flavobacterium sp. IMCC34852:
- a CDS encoding metallophosphoesterase codes for MFRWIFFILFVAIIEVYAFQAFRTITKSRWILVAYQVISLAAIIYIFYQLSQFDRRVGQNTKTLLTFGLLLLLFVPKMILTFFMLLEDVYRVFSGVITHFMGDNDNGTFLPDRRRFVSQLALVIAAIPFTSLLYGMTKGKYNFRVIKQTLFFPDLPEDFDGFTITQISDVHSGSFDDAEKIQYAVDLINEQKTDMMLFTGDIVNTHATEMHPWIETFNKIDKHEYGKYAVLGNHDYGEYIDWPSQAAKDENFEGIKKLYGDIGFDLLLNQHTKIKKGESEIAIVGVENWGKNFKQAGDLHKASEGLTAEDFKILMSHDPSHWEYEVKNHDKHFQLTLSGHTHGLQFGIEIPGIIQWSPVQYVYKQWAGLYENVGRYIYVNRGLGFHAYPGRVGIWPEITVFELKKGEKVA; via the coding sequence ATGTTTCGTTGGATTTTCTTTATCCTGTTTGTTGCCATTATAGAGGTTTATGCTTTTCAAGCTTTTCGAACCATCACTAAATCGAGATGGATTTTAGTAGCTTATCAAGTTATTTCTTTGGCGGCAATTATTTACATATTTTACCAATTGTCACAATTTGACCGCAGGGTTGGGCAAAATACAAAAACACTATTGACATTCGGATTGTTGTTATTGTTGTTTGTTCCGAAAATGATACTTACTTTTTTCATGTTATTGGAGGATGTTTATCGTGTTTTTTCGGGCGTCATTACTCATTTTATGGGAGATAATGATAACGGGACTTTTTTACCAGATCGAAGACGATTTGTTAGTCAATTGGCCTTGGTTATAGCGGCAATTCCTTTTACTTCCCTTTTGTATGGAATGACTAAAGGGAAATACAATTTCAGGGTAATCAAACAAACTTTATTTTTCCCAGATTTACCCGAAGATTTTGACGGTTTTACCATTACTCAAATTTCGGATGTACACAGTGGTAGTTTTGATGATGCCGAAAAAATACAGTATGCCGTTGATTTAATCAATGAGCAAAAAACCGACATGATGCTTTTTACCGGAGATATTGTCAATACGCATGCTACAGAAATGCATCCTTGGATTGAAACTTTCAACAAAATTGACAAGCACGAGTACGGTAAATACGCGGTTTTAGGCAACCACGATTATGGTGAATACATTGATTGGCCATCGCAAGCCGCTAAAGATGAAAATTTTGAAGGCATCAAAAAATTGTATGGTGATATTGGCTTTGATTTGTTGTTGAACCAGCATACCAAAATCAAAAAGGGCGAAAGTGAAATAGCCATTGTGGGCGTGGAGAATTGGGGTAAAAACTTCAAACAAGCCGGCGATTTGCACAAGGCATCGGAAGGTTTGACTGCCGAAGATTTCAAAATTTTGATGAGTCACGATCCAAGCCATTGGGAATATGAGGTAAAAAACCACGACAAGCATTTCCAATTAACCCTTTCGGGTCATACGCACGGGTTGCAATTTGGAATAGAAATTCCGGGAATTATTCAGTGGAGTCCGGTGCAATATGTTTACAAACAATGGGCAGGATTGTATGAAAATGTGGGTCGGTATATTTATGTTAATCGCGGTTTAGGTTTTCATGCGTATCCCGGTAGAGTAGGGATTTGGCCAGAGATAACTGTTTTTGAACTAAAAAAAGGCGAAAAAGTAGCATAA
- the polA gene encoding DNA polymerase I produces MSQQKRLFLLDAYALIFRGYYAFIKNPRINSKGMDTSAIMGFMNSLMDVIKREKPDHLAVAFDKGGSDYRIEMYQEYKAHRDETPEAIKIAVPYIQELLKAMHIPIMEKAGFEADDLIGTLAKQAEKEGFQVFMVTPDKDFAQLVSENIFMYKPARMGNDIEIWGVPEVLEKFEIERPEQVIDFLGMMGDSADNIPGFPGVGEVTAKKLLKEFGSMENLLENTDKLKGALKDKIENNKELGILSKKLARILLDCPVTFDATDFELSKPDVEKTDALFQELEFRQMKAQFDKLFGTGKEYDEIETNGDDNGQTPQAVKKTPAKKTNEDQFDLFGFSDEETGEPKQHSYYATLENTPHHYQISQGDLPVKLLLQSLMNQTSVCFDTETTGIDALNAELVGLSFSFEKGKGFYVPVPENQQQAQALVEKFRPFFENENIEKIGQNMKYDLKVLANYGITVKGKLFDTMIAHYLINPDMRHNMDVLSETYLKYSPKSIETLIGKKGKGQLSMRDVPLEDIKEYATEDADITLQLKEHFQPILEKVGTKKLFDEIEIPLVQVLADMEAEGIRLNVDFLKSMSVDMQKEINEFEQKIYETAGEKFNLASPKQLGEVLFDKMKIGGAKQKKTKTGQYATGEEVLSYLANEHQIVKDILDWRQMVKLQSTYIDALPNQVDAKTQRVHTDYMQTVAATGRLSSNNPNLQNIPIRTERGRLIRKAFIARDENYTLLSADYSQIELRIIAALSGEENMIKAFQNNEDIHRSTAAKVFNVPLEEVTKEQRSNAKTVNFGIIYGVSAFGLSNQTSLSRSESAALIDAYYKTYPKLKSYMSEQVDFARQNGYVQTVLGRRRYLKDINSANAIVRGAAERNAVNAPIQGSAADIIKIAMINIHKKLTSEKWQSKMLLQVHDELVFDVHNSELEKIKPIIKHEMENAFKLAVPLEVELGTGQNWLEAH; encoded by the coding sequence ATGTCACAACAAAAACGCCTTTTCCTGCTCGACGCTTATGCCTTAATTTTCCGTGGTTATTATGCTTTTATCAAAAATCCGCGTATCAATTCGAAAGGAATGGATACTTCAGCTATTATGGGTTTTATGAACTCTTTGATGGATGTAATTAAACGAGAAAAACCCGACCATTTAGCCGTAGCCTTTGATAAAGGCGGCAGTGATTATCGAATTGAAATGTATCAAGAATACAAAGCCCATCGTGACGAAACTCCCGAAGCCATTAAAATTGCCGTTCCCTACATTCAGGAATTGTTAAAAGCGATGCACATTCCGATAATGGAAAAAGCCGGTTTCGAAGCCGATGATTTGATTGGTACTTTGGCCAAGCAAGCCGAAAAAGAAGGCTTTCAAGTCTTTATGGTGACGCCCGATAAAGATTTTGCCCAATTGGTATCCGAAAATATTTTCATGTACAAACCGGCCCGTATGGGGAATGATATTGAAATTTGGGGCGTACCCGAAGTATTGGAAAAATTTGAAATCGAAAGACCGGAACAGGTTATCGATTTCCTCGGAATGATGGGCGATTCTGCCGATAATATTCCCGGATTTCCGGGCGTTGGTGAAGTGACTGCCAAAAAATTATTAAAGGAATTCGGCAGTATGGAAAACCTTTTGGAAAACACCGACAAACTCAAAGGCGCTCTCAAAGACAAAATCGAAAACAACAAAGAACTCGGTATTTTGTCTAAAAAACTGGCCCGAATTCTATTGGATTGTCCGGTGACTTTTGACGCCACCGATTTCGAATTATCCAAACCCGATGTAGAAAAAACAGATGCTTTGTTCCAAGAACTAGAATTCCGTCAAATGAAAGCCCAATTCGACAAACTTTTCGGCACCGGAAAAGAATATGATGAGATAGAAACCAATGGCGACGACAACGGACAAACACCTCAAGCTGTCAAAAAGACGCCTGCCAAAAAAACCAACGAAGACCAATTTGATTTATTCGGCTTTTCCGATGAAGAAACCGGCGAACCCAAACAACATTCGTATTACGCTACTTTAGAAAACACACCGCATCATTACCAAATTTCACAAGGCGATTTGCCGGTAAAATTGTTGCTGCAAAGTTTGATGAACCAAACCTCTGTGTGCTTTGACACCGAAACCACCGGAATTGATGCGCTAAACGCTGAATTGGTTGGCTTGTCTTTCTCTTTTGAAAAAGGCAAAGGTTTTTATGTGCCTGTTCCCGAAAACCAACAACAAGCCCAAGCTTTGGTGGAAAAATTCAGACCGTTTTTTGAAAATGAAAACATTGAAAAAATCGGGCAAAATATGAAATACGATTTAAAGGTTTTGGCCAATTATGGAATCACCGTCAAAGGCAAATTATTTGACACCATGATTGCGCATTACCTCATTAATCCCGACATGCGTCACAACATGGATGTGTTAAGTGAAACATATTTAAAATATTCGCCGAAATCCATCGAAACCTTAATCGGTAAAAAAGGGAAAGGTCAATTGTCGATGCGTGATGTGCCTTTGGAAGACATCAAAGAATACGCTACCGAAGATGCTGATATTACGCTGCAACTTAAAGAACATTTCCAACCGATTTTGGAAAAAGTCGGCACCAAAAAACTCTTTGATGAAATCGAAATTCCGTTGGTGCAAGTCTTAGCCGATATGGAAGCAGAAGGCATTCGATTGAATGTTGATTTCTTAAAAAGCATGTCGGTCGATATGCAAAAAGAAATCAACGAATTTGAGCAAAAAATCTACGAAACTGCCGGAGAAAAATTCAATTTGGCTTCCCCAAAACAGCTTGGAGAAGTCCTTTTTGACAAAATGAAAATCGGCGGTGCCAAACAAAAGAAAACCAAAACCGGACAATACGCCACCGGTGAAGAAGTCTTGAGTTATTTGGCCAATGAGCACCAAATTGTAAAAGATATTTTAGATTGGCGCCAAATGGTGAAACTGCAAAGTACTTACATCGATGCGCTGCCGAATCAAGTAGATGCCAAAACTCAGCGAGTACATACGGATTATATGCAAACCGTGGCCGCAACCGGTCGTTTGAGTTCCAATAATCCGAATTTACAAAACATTCCGATTCGCACAGAAAGAGGCAGATTAATCCGAAAAGCCTTTATCGCGCGTGACGAAAATTACACCTTACTTTCTGCCGATTATTCTCAGATAGAATTGCGAATTATTGCCGCTTTATCAGGGGAAGAAAATATGATTAAAGCCTTCCAAAATAACGAAGACATTCACCGAAGTACGGCGGCAAAAGTATTCAATGTGCCTTTAGAGGAAGTGACCAAAGAACAACGAAGCAATGCCAAAACCGTAAACTTCGGAATCATTTACGGGGTTTCTGCTTTTGGTTTAAGTAATCAAACTTCTTTGTCTCGTTCTGAAAGCGCGGCCTTAATCGATGCCTATTACAAAACCTATCCGAAACTAAAATCATACATGTCAGAGCAAGTCGATTTTGCCCGACAAAATGGTTACGTACAAACCGTTTTGGGCAGACGTCGTTATTTAAAAGACATCAATTCCGCCAATGCCATTGTTCGCGGAGCAGCAGAACGAAACGCAGTAAACGCACCCATTCAAGGAAGTGCTGCCGACATTATCAAAATCGCCATGATCAATATTCATAAGAAACTGACATCTGAAAAATGGCAATCTAAAATGTTGTTGCAAGTCCATGATGAGCTTGTTTTTGACGTACACAACTCAGAATTAGAAAAAATCAAACCCATAATCAAACACGAAATGGAAAATGCGTTCAAGCTAGCCGTTCCGTTGGAAGTAGAACTTGGAACGGGTCAGAATTGGCTGGAGGCGCATTAG
- a CDS encoding nucleotidyltransferase domain-containing protein, translated as METLKTILYFSIFRYPLRIEEIHSYTNYASVADTEKELQQLIADKILIKVDDFYVYGSDLDSVIKRLRGNMYAGRALKIAQKKAKFIAKFPFVKAIGVSGSLSKGYYDHESDIDFFVITEPNKLWLCRTFLMLYKKMFLLNSRKFFCINYFISTSHLEIEEKNRFTATEMKTLIPMQGKTVFEDFYQKNRWVNDYFNKFSPNLSSVPNFKKPLVTRSVEFVFGNPIGNLADNVFKTITLKKWRAKFSMMNEEDFKIALKSTKNISKHHPSHFQKKVILDLNNRIDEVGHNFNINLAKEHV; from the coding sequence TTGGAAACATTAAAAACCATTCTCTATTTTTCTATCTTTCGTTATCCGTTAAGAATAGAAGAAATCCATAGTTATACCAACTATGCGTCTGTTGCCGACACTGAAAAAGAACTGCAACAGTTAATTGCCGATAAAATCCTCATCAAAGTCGATGACTTTTATGTCTATGGCAGTGATTTGGATTCGGTAATCAAACGACTTCGCGGCAATATGTATGCCGGCAGAGCACTTAAAATTGCTCAAAAGAAAGCCAAGTTTATTGCTAAATTTCCTTTTGTGAAAGCCATTGGTGTTTCGGGTTCGCTTTCTAAAGGATATTACGACCATGAAAGTGACATCGACTTTTTTGTCATTACAGAACCGAATAAACTTTGGCTTTGCCGAACCTTTTTGATGTTGTACAAAAAAATGTTTTTGCTCAACTCGCGTAAATTTTTCTGCATCAACTACTTTATTTCAACCAGTCATTTGGAAATCGAAGAAAAAAACAGGTTCACGGCAACCGAAATGAAAACCCTCATTCCGATGCAAGGCAAAACCGTTTTTGAAGATTTTTACCAAAAAAACCGATGGGTAAATGACTATTTTAATAAATTTTCGCCCAATTTGTCTTCGGTGCCCAATTTCAAAAAGCCATTGGTGACTAGGTCGGTTGAGTTTGTTTTTGGCAATCCCATTGGAAATTTGGCGGATAATGTTTTTAAAACAATTACGCTCAAAAAATGGAGAGCCAAGTTCAGCATGATGAATGAAGAAGATTTTAAAATTGCACTGAAATCAACCAAAAACATCTCCAAACACCATCCGTCTCACTTTCAAAAGAAAGTCATTTTGGATTTGAATAACCGAATTGACGAAGTTGGTCATAACTTCAACATCAATTTAGCCAAAGAACATGTGTAA
- a CDS encoding B12-binding domain-containing radical SAM protein has product MCNILFSHSYYYKLDPKQWKNKTPFPPLGTLYAASLMRKNGFDVSLYDTNLLDSPNSIEPILKKTKPNYLVIYDDGFNYLTKMCLTNMREACFEMIRLGKIHNCTIIVCSSDSTDHYQDYLKMGADYILQGEGEMSLLELVNALENENTIDNIKGIVFKKNAQIQVNPKREVLQNLDELPLPAWDLVDIESYKAIWKQSGQPFTLNIATTRGCPYKCNWCAKPIYGNRYNAHSPEYIANEIQFLKDNFGVTRFWMCDDIFGLKPNWVQEFNSKLKEQNLKISYYIQSRVDLLLKEDTIDCLAESGLEEVWVGAESASQKILDAMDKGTTVEQIYQATKILKAKKIRVAFFLQFGYLTENQEDIAKTIAMVKELMPDNIGISVSYPLPGTKFYDKVKDDLKLKANWTDSDDFEMMFHGTYNSNYYRKLQRFVHKEFRKQQGFYNLKQVFSKPSSVSVSHLKSIAKLGYYIPSAFLDTLSLKKLQQNGR; this is encoded by the coding sequence ATGTGTAACATTCTGTTTTCACATTCCTATTATTACAAACTCGACCCAAAGCAATGGAAAAACAAAACGCCTTTTCCGCCTTTGGGAACGCTTTATGCGGCTTCGTTAATGCGAAAAAATGGTTTTGATGTTTCTCTTTATGACACCAATTTATTAGACAGTCCAAATTCTATTGAACCCATTCTGAAAAAAACAAAACCCAATTATTTGGTAATTTATGACGACGGATTTAATTATTTAACCAAAATGTGTCTGACCAACATGCGTGAAGCTTGTTTTGAGATGATTCGTTTGGGCAAAATTCATAATTGTACCATTATCGTTTGCAGTTCGGACTCGACCGACCATTATCAAGATTACCTAAAAATGGGTGCCGATTATATTTTGCAAGGCGAAGGCGAAATGTCGCTTCTAGAATTAGTAAACGCTCTGGAAAACGAAAATACTATTGACAATATCAAAGGCATTGTTTTCAAGAAGAATGCACAAATTCAAGTCAATCCCAAACGCGAAGTCCTACAAAATTTAGACGAATTGCCTTTGCCGGCATGGGATTTAGTCGATATAGAAAGTTATAAAGCCATTTGGAAACAAAGCGGTCAACCTTTTACTTTAAACATCGCAACGACTCGCGGTTGTCCGTACAAATGCAACTGGTGTGCGAAACCGATTTACGGCAATCGCTACAACGCGCATTCTCCGGAATACATTGCCAATGAAATTCAGTTTTTGAAGGATAATTTTGGCGTGACCCGTTTTTGGATGTGTGATGATATTTTTGGTTTGAAGCCGAATTGGGTTCAGGAATTCAATTCGAAATTAAAAGAACAAAACCTAAAAATCAGCTATTACATCCAAAGCCGCGTAGATTTATTATTGAAAGAAGATACCATTGATTGTCTTGCCGAATCAGGCTTGGAAGAAGTTTGGGTTGGTGCCGAAAGCGCTTCACAAAAAATTCTAGATGCGATGGACAAAGGCACAACGGTAGAGCAAATTTATCAAGCGACTAAGATTCTAAAAGCTAAGAAAATACGCGTGGCTTTCTTTCTACAATTTGGTTATCTAACCGAAAACCAAGAAGACATTGCCAAAACGATTGCGATGGTTAAAGAATTGATGCCGGATAATATTGGAATTTCGGTTTCTTATCCTTTGCCCGGAACCAAGTTTTATGACAAAGTCAAAGACGATTTAAAACTCAAAGCCAACTGGACCGATTCTGATGATTTTGAAATGATGTTTCATGGAACCTATAATTCCAATTATTATAGAAAACTGCAACGTTTTGTTCACAAAGAATTTAGAAAACAACAGGGTTTTTATAATTTGAAACAAGTATTTTCAAAACCTTCAAGTGTTTCTGTCTCTCATTTAAAATCGATTGCCAAATTGGGTTATTATATTCCGAGTGCGTTTTTGGATACGCTTTCGCTAAAAAAACTACAACAAAATGGACGCTAG
- a CDS encoding class I SAM-dependent methyltransferase: MDASFDKAAINYDDTFTNTNIGKMQRALVYAELSKHLTSVQNILEINCGTGEDAIWLAKQNFNVTATDISPKMIEVAKSKANLNFKVADINSITKTFEGSTFDLLFSNFGGLNCLSKSELEKFFANSDSILSEKGKMALVIMPKNTLWEQFYFLTKAQFKNISRRKQESVIAYVDGENVTTYYYNPKDIVNLAKANFETVAVKPIGFFIPPSYLDGFFKNKKGFLGFLDRLERGIKNISWLSKYADHYLIILQKR; this comes from the coding sequence ATGGACGCTAGTTTTGACAAAGCCGCCATCAATTATGATGACACATTTACCAATACCAACATTGGCAAAATGCAACGCGCTTTGGTTTATGCGGAACTTTCGAAGCACTTAACTTCCGTTCAAAATATACTCGAAATTAATTGCGGCACCGGTGAAGATGCGATTTGGCTTGCGAAACAAAATTTTAATGTAACCGCTACCGATATTTCGCCGAAAATGATTGAAGTGGCGAAAAGCAAAGCCAACCTCAACTTTAAAGTTGCTGATATCAATTCGATTACAAAAACTTTTGAAGGTTCAACATTCGATTTGTTGTTTTCCAACTTCGGTGGTTTGAATTGTTTATCCAAATCGGAATTGGAAAAATTCTTTGCGAATAGCGATTCTATACTTTCTGAAAAAGGAAAAATGGCTTTGGTCATTATGCCAAAAAATACCCTTTGGGAACAATTTTATTTTTTGACGAAAGCCCAATTCAAAAATATTTCCCGAAGAAAACAAGAAAGCGTCATTGCCTATGTTGACGGAGAAAATGTCACCACTTATTACTACAACCCAAAAGATATCGTAAATTTAGCCAAAGCAAATTTTGAAACGGTTGCGGTCAAACCGATTGGATTTTTTATTCCGCCGTCATATTTGGATGGATTTTTTAAAAACAAAAAAGGGTTTTTAGGATTTCTTGACCGACTGGAACGAGGCATTAAAAACATTTCTTGGCTTTCAAAATACGCCGATCATTACCTTATAATTTTGCAAAAACGATGA
- a CDS encoding B12-binding domain-containing radical SAM protein yields MSIVFTHAYYLSDDPKEQKIMKPYPPLGLLYVSAYLKSKHIDNDVFDTTFSSQSAQLDYILEKQPKVICIYTNLMTKIEVIKLIKILKSETYNFPKIALGGPDVTYNVENYLKAGADFLIIGEGEETTFELYNAIINQGDFHQVNGIAFLENDQIIQTTARTKFKELDELPLPNREAINMQNYLDTWKNNHGQSSMTISTQRGCPYTCKWCSTAVYGQSYRRRPANQVAEEMKMLKEKYKPDALWFVDDVFTVSHKWLIAFREEVLKQDAIIPFECITRAERLNDEILQLLKDVGCFRIWIGAESGSQTIIDAMDRRVDVNQVKKVIQDTNAMGIETGTFIMLGYPGETEEDISETIQYLKEANPTLYTITIAYPIKGTSLYNEIEHKITQQPDWETSTDRDIDFERTYSRKYYQYAVSKVVNEVEFHKASKNSLKALKLKTKSILATGLMKWNK; encoded by the coding sequence ATGAGTATTGTATTCACCCATGCGTATTATTTATCGGATGATCCTAAGGAGCAAAAGATCATGAAACCCTATCCTCCATTAGGGTTGCTTTATGTTTCGGCCTATTTGAAAAGCAAGCATATTGACAATGACGTTTTTGACACGACATTTTCGTCTCAGTCAGCCCAACTCGATTATATTTTAGAAAAACAACCCAAAGTCATTTGCATTTACACCAATTTGATGACCAAAATTGAAGTTATTAAATTGATTAAGATTTTAAAATCTGAAACTTATAATTTCCCAAAAATTGCGCTTGGCGGACCTGATGTGACTTATAATGTAGAAAATTATCTCAAAGCCGGTGCTGATTTTTTAATCATTGGCGAAGGCGAAGAAACGACTTTTGAATTGTATAATGCGATTATAAATCAGGGCGATTTTCATCAAGTAAACGGCATCGCATTTTTAGAAAACGACCAAATTATTCAAACTACAGCACGAACGAAATTCAAAGAACTAGACGAATTGCCTTTACCGAATCGTGAAGCTATAAACATGCAAAACTATTTGGACACTTGGAAAAACAATCACGGACAAAGCTCGATGACGATTTCCACGCAGCGCGGTTGTCCTTATACTTGTAAATGGTGCAGCACGGCGGTTTACGGGCAAAGTTATCGCCGCCGACCGGCAAATCAAGTGGCGGAAGAAATGAAAATGCTTAAAGAAAAATACAAGCCCGACGCGCTTTGGTTTGTGGATGATGTGTTTACCGTAAGTCACAAATGGCTGATTGCATTTCGCGAAGAAGTACTAAAACAAGACGCAATCATTCCATTTGAATGTATTACTCGAGCGGAACGATTGAATGACGAGATTTTACAATTGCTGAAAGACGTGGGCTGTTTCCGTATTTGGATTGGCGCCGAAAGCGGTTCACAAACCATTATCGATGCGATGGACAGAAGAGTTGATGTCAACCAAGTCAAAAAAGTGATTCAAGATACGAATGCGATGGGCATAGAAACCGGAACCTTTATCATGCTCGGTTATCCGGGTGAAACAGAAGAAGACATTTCGGAAACGATTCAATATTTGAAAGAAGCCAATCCGACTTTGTACACCATTACCATAGCTTATCCCATCAAAGGAACGAGTTTGTACAACGAAATTGAACACAAAATCACACAACAACCCGATTGGGAAACTTCCACCGACAGAGATATAGATTTTGAGCGTACTTATTCCAGAAAGTACTATCAATACGCGGTGAGTAAAGTGGTGAATGAAGTTGAATTCCATAAAGCCTCGAAGAATAGTTTAAAAGCCTTGAAATTGAAAACCAAATCCATTTTGGCGACAGGTTTAATGAAGTGGAATAAATGA
- a CDS encoding FkbM family methyltransferase: protein MMLTKIKNILQSFNFIHRHKAQLFYAKLIKKGDLCFDIGANLGKKSRLMLAAGGKVIAFEPQNSCSKNLGELQKKYSAFDFYPLAVGAQNETKKLHLSKYTEIATLSDEFIENYTTDDVYWSGFEMVEVKSLDTLIATYGKPNYCKIDVEGYEFEILSHLHHTIPMIEFEFTEKFLADTLKIIDRLANDKTTFNYILNEHLKFQLKNWVSATEMKTILMQLNPKKLHGNLFVKHE, encoded by the coding sequence ATGATGTTGACAAAAATCAAAAATATACTTCAAAGCTTCAACTTTATCCATCGCCATAAAGCGCAGTTGTTTTATGCTAAATTGATAAAGAAAGGAGATTTGTGTTTTGATATTGGCGCTAATTTAGGCAAGAAAAGTCGATTGATGTTGGCTGCAGGCGGAAAAGTCATTGCTTTCGAACCACAAAATTCTTGTTCTAAAAATTTGGGCGAACTACAAAAAAAATATTCCGCTTTTGACTTTTATCCGTTGGCTGTTGGTGCCCAAAACGAAACCAAAAAACTGCATTTGTCGAAGTACACCGAAATTGCCACACTATCAGATGAGTTTATTGAAAATTATACTACGGATGATGTGTATTGGTCGGGTTTTGAAATGGTGGAAGTAAAGTCTTTGGATACTTTAATAGCAACTTACGGAAAGCCTAATTATTGCAAAATAGACGTAGAAGGTTACGAATTTGAAATTTTGTCGCATTTACATCATACGATTCCGATGATTGAATTTGAGTTTACGGAGAAGTTTTTGGCAGATACTTTAAAAATAATTGATCGACTTGCCAACGACAAAACCACTTTCAATTATATTCTAAATGAGCATTTGAAATTTCAACTCAAAAATTGGGTTTCGGCTACCGAAATGAAAACGATTCTCATGCAATTGAACCCAAAAAAATTACACGGTAATCTATTTGTAAAACATGAATAG
- a CDS encoding glycosyltransferase, whose amino-acid sequence MNSHSSISVIIPTRNRLESLNRVLLSIAKQTHVPKEIIIVDSSDNPLTLEQLAVQNRIQIIHSKPSVCLQRNIGIEQSTSDYVFLCDDDIELPEKYLEELLVHLEKHPKTIVVSGLVYEQQNNQWHYAEKKKSFWKLLYASFFGLSVWSEIKKDDFSRNRLTQRFISNYLKKGNRIAKSGWPIVIDYKNPFFSTPVYSLMASLVRKDKIKNVRFESAFYENGIGDNYDFLIEMDSKVTVIPSLKVLHHEEKINRVPNEKAYRHRIHALHFIMLKHQRFQKVHLGYLLWSLIGKSLIFLIKGQLKLVYYNFEAIARILSNHPLYKVDH is encoded by the coding sequence ATGAATAGTCATTCTTCCATAAGTGTTATTATTCCAACACGGAATCGATTGGAATCGCTCAATAGGGTTTTATTGTCGATTGCCAAACAAACGCATGTTCCAAAAGAAATTATCATAGTCGATTCTAGCGACAATCCGCTTACTTTAGAACAATTAGCGGTTCAAAATCGGATACAAATCATTCATTCTAAACCATCCGTTTGTTTGCAACGAAATATTGGGATTGAGCAAAGCACTTCGGATTATGTTTTTTTGTGTGACGACGACATTGAACTTCCCGAAAAATATCTTGAAGAATTGCTGGTTCATTTAGAGAAACACCCAAAAACCATTGTGGTTTCAGGTTTGGTTTACGAGCAACAAAACAATCAATGGCATTATGCCGAAAAAAAGAAAAGCTTTTGGAAGCTTCTGTATGCCTCCTTTTTTGGTTTATCGGTTTGGTCAGAAATCAAGAAAGATGATTTTTCACGGAACCGCTTGACGCAACGCTTTATTTCTAATTATCTAAAAAAAGGAAATAGAATTGCAAAATCGGGCTGGCCTATCGTCATTGATTATAAAAACCCTTTTTTTTCAACGCCGGTTTATAGCTTGATGGCGTCATTGGTGAGAAAAGATAAAATAAAGAATGTGCGCTTTGAAAGTGCTTTTTATGAAAATGGTATTGGAGACAATTACGATTTTTTGATTGAAATGGATAGCAAGGTTACCGTGATTCCTTCTTTAAAAGTTCTCCACCACGAAGAAAAAATTAATCGAGTGCCCAATGAAAAAGCCTATCGACATCGAATACATGCCCTGCATTTTATAATGCTCAAACACCAAAGATTTCAAAAAGTGCATTTGGGTTACTTACTTTGGTCCTTAATTGGAAAGTCTTTAATATTTTTAATTAAAGGCCAGTTGAAATTGGTTTATTATAATTTTGAAGCCATTGCAAGAATATTGAGTAATCATCCGTTATATAAAGTCGACCATTGA